From Vicugna pacos chromosome 6, VicPac4, whole genome shotgun sequence, a single genomic window includes:
- the LOC107033917 gene encoding small nuclear ribonucleoprotein E-like, producing MVYRDQGQKVQKVMVQPINLIFRYLQNRSRILVWLYEQVNMRIEGCIIGFDEYMNLVLDDAEELHSKTKSRKQLGWIMLKGDNISLLQSVSN from the coding sequence ATGGTGTACCGTGACCAGGGCCAGAAAGTGCAGAAGGTGATGGTGCAGCCTATCAACCTCATCTTCAGATACTTGCAAAATAGATCTCGGATTCTGGTGTGGCTTTATGAGCAAGTAAATATGCGGATAGAAGGCTGTATCATTGGTTTTGATGAGTATATGAACCTCGTATTAGATGATGCAGAAGAGCTTCATTCTAAAACAAAGTCAAGAAAACAGCTGGGTTGGATCATGCTAAAAGGAGATAATATTAGTCTGCTCCAAAGTGTCTCCAACTAG